A section of the Festucalex cinctus isolate MCC-2025b chromosome 9, RoL_Fcin_1.0, whole genome shotgun sequence genome encodes:
- the slc49a3 gene encoding solute carrier family 49 member A3 isoform X2, with amino-acid sequence MESGEDAKADLSSASASASASSPLLAEASSCHPNDELKKLLAFKVYKRRWFVLLVLCLLNCSNATLWLTFAPVAEQSAQYLQATLTEVNWLSVVFMVVSIPLSLAAIWLLDTVGLRVTLVLGSWLNMFGGVARVMGGPPGDGFRVDFALVMLGQTLAALAQPLVIFAPTKMAALWFPDKQRAVANSAASMANPLGILMANLISPAIARSKQQIPFLMLVYSIPACVTCCLATVGIRSSAPPTPPSASAELSTSEPFVQGVRLLLKNRAYLVLLLCFGSGVGVFTSFITLLEQILCVQGYTNVCLMQRQGVAMATVCSLFGFFGFSVYPAVMELSVECSFPVGEATSAGLIFMAGQILSIVYIVVLQSLAIPVADSPRSTCGLAPHSWKVSMMVPAVLTTFFTCVFIVVFRTRYKRLEAEEDATYGRTRVDAGVDT; translated from the exons ATGGAAAGCGGCGAGGACGCCAAAGCTGACTTGTCATCGGCATCGGCATCGGCATCGGCATCGTCGCCGTTGCTGGCTGAAGCTTCAAGTTGTCATCCCAACGACGAGTTGAAGAAGTTGCTTGCTTTCAAAGTGTACAAGAGGAGGTGGTTCGTCCTGCTGGTGCTGTGCCTGCTCAACTGCTCCAACGCCACC CTGTGGCTGACCTTTGCCCCAGTGGCAGAGCAGTCTGCCCAGTATCTTCAAGCGACCTTGACGGAGGTCAACTGGTTGTCGGTGGTCTTCATGGTGGTGTCGATTCCGCTCAGCTTGGCCGCCATCTGGTTGCTGGACACGGTCGGCCTGCGCGTGACG CTGGTGCTGGGCTCGTGGTTGAACATGTTTGGCGGCGTTGCCCGCGTGATGGGCGGCCCGCCCGGCGATGGCTTCCGCGTGGACTTTGCGCTGGTGATGCTGGGCCAGACGCTGGCGGCGCTGGCGCAGCCGCTCGTCATCTTCGCGCCCACCAAGATGGCGGCGCTCTGGTTCCCGGACAAGCAGCGGGCCGTCGCCAACTCCGCGGCGTCCATGG CGAACCCGCTCGGCATCCTGATGGCCAATTTGATCTCGCCCGCCATCGCGCGCTCAAAACAGCAAATTCCGTTCCTG ATGTTGGTGTACAGCATCCCCGCCTGCGTGACGTGTTGCTTGGCAACGGTGGGCATCCGCAGCAGCGCCCCGCCCACCCCGCCGTCGGCCAGTGCCGAACTTTCCACCTCGGAACCTTTCGTGCAGGGCGTCCGACTG TTACTGAAGAACCGCGCTTATCTGGTGCTGCTGCTGTGCTTCGGTTCTGGCGTGGGCGTGTTCACGAGCTTCATCACGCTGCTGGAGCAGATCTTGTGCGTGCAGGGTTACACCAAC GTGTGTCTGATGCAGCGGCAGGGCGTCGCCATGGCGACGGTGTGCTCGCTCTTCGGCTTCTTCGGCTTCTCCGTTTACCCGGCGGTCATGGAGCTGTCGGTGGAATGTTCCTTCCCGGTGGGAGAGGCCACTTCGGCcggactcatcttcatggcggG GCAAATCCTGTCCATCGTCTACATCGTCGTCCTGCAGTCTTTAGCCATCCCCGTCGCCGATTCGCCGCGCTCAACGTGCGGGCTCGCCCCTCACAGCTGGAAGG TGTCGATGATGGTGCCGGCAGTGCTGACCACCTTTTTCACTTGCGTCTTCATCGTCGTCTTCCGCACGCGCTACAAGCGcttggaggcagaggaggacgcCACTTACGGGCGCACGCGAGTCGACGCCGGCGTGGACACGTGA
- the slc49a3 gene encoding solute carrier family 49 member A3 isoform X1: MESGEDAKADLSSASASASASSPLLAEASSCHPNDELKKLLAFKVYKRRWFVLLVLCLLNCSNATLWLTFAPVAEQSAQYLQATLTEVNWLSVVFMVVSIPLSLAAIWLLDTVGLRVTLVLGSWLNMFGGVARVMGGPPGDGFRVDFALVMLGQTLAALAQPLVIFAPTKMAALWFPDKQRAVANSAASMANPLGILMANLISPAIARSKQQIPFLMLVYSIPACVTCCLATVGIRSSAPPTPPSASAELSTSEPFVQGVRLLLKNRAYLVLLLCFGSGVGVFTSFITLLEQILCVQGYTNDFAGLCAALLIAFGIAGAALLGFYVDKSKRFTEAIKINMAASALAAIAFSVVCLMQRQGVAMATVCSLFGFFGFSVYPAVMELSVECSFPVGEATSAGLIFMAGQILSIVYIVVLQSLAIPVADSPRSTCGLAPHSWKVSMMVPAVLTTFFTCVFIVVFRTRYKRLEAEEDATYGRTRVDAGVDT; this comes from the exons ATGGAAAGCGGCGAGGACGCCAAAGCTGACTTGTCATCGGCATCGGCATCGGCATCGGCATCGTCGCCGTTGCTGGCTGAAGCTTCAAGTTGTCATCCCAACGACGAGTTGAAGAAGTTGCTTGCTTTCAAAGTGTACAAGAGGAGGTGGTTCGTCCTGCTGGTGCTGTGCCTGCTCAACTGCTCCAACGCCACC CTGTGGCTGACCTTTGCCCCAGTGGCAGAGCAGTCTGCCCAGTATCTTCAAGCGACCTTGACGGAGGTCAACTGGTTGTCGGTGGTCTTCATGGTGGTGTCGATTCCGCTCAGCTTGGCCGCCATCTGGTTGCTGGACACGGTCGGCCTGCGCGTGACG CTGGTGCTGGGCTCGTGGTTGAACATGTTTGGCGGCGTTGCCCGCGTGATGGGCGGCCCGCCCGGCGATGGCTTCCGCGTGGACTTTGCGCTGGTGATGCTGGGCCAGACGCTGGCGGCGCTGGCGCAGCCGCTCGTCATCTTCGCGCCCACCAAGATGGCGGCGCTCTGGTTCCCGGACAAGCAGCGGGCCGTCGCCAACTCCGCGGCGTCCATGG CGAACCCGCTCGGCATCCTGATGGCCAATTTGATCTCGCCCGCCATCGCGCGCTCAAAACAGCAAATTCCGTTCCTG ATGTTGGTGTACAGCATCCCCGCCTGCGTGACGTGTTGCTTGGCAACGGTGGGCATCCGCAGCAGCGCCCCGCCCACCCCGCCGTCGGCCAGTGCCGAACTTTCCACCTCGGAACCTTTCGTGCAGGGCGTCCGACTG TTACTGAAGAACCGCGCTTATCTGGTGCTGCTGCTGTGCTTCGGTTCTGGCGTGGGCGTGTTCACGAGCTTCATCACGCTGCTGGAGCAGATCTTGTGCGTGCAGGGTTACACCAAC GACTTTGCGGGCTTGTGCGCCGCCCTCTTGATCGCGTTTGGCATCGCGGGCGCCGCCTTACTCGGGTTTTACGTGGACAAAAGCAAACGCTTCACGGAGGCCATCAAGATCAACATGGCCGCCTCCGCCTTGGCGGCCATCGCCTTCTCGGTG GTGTGTCTGATGCAGCGGCAGGGCGTCGCCATGGCGACGGTGTGCTCGCTCTTCGGCTTCTTCGGCTTCTCCGTTTACCCGGCGGTCATGGAGCTGTCGGTGGAATGTTCCTTCCCGGTGGGAGAGGCCACTTCGGCcggactcatcttcatggcggG GCAAATCCTGTCCATCGTCTACATCGTCGTCCTGCAGTCTTTAGCCATCCCCGTCGCCGATTCGCCGCGCTCAACGTGCGGGCTCGCCCCTCACAGCTGGAAGG TGTCGATGATGGTGCCGGCAGTGCTGACCACCTTTTTCACTTGCGTCTTCATCGTCGTCTTCCGCACGCGCTACAAGCGcttggaggcagaggaggacgcCACTTACGGGCGCACGCGAGTCGACGCCGGCGTGGACACGTGA
- the LOC144025552 gene encoding uncharacterized protein LOC144025552: MRECVCDNACVSGCVRGVNAMRRALQLHAGFEAGKVGKQAGRLGARSSEFGARSSEFGVRSSEFGARSSEFGARSSEFGAPSSAGMHAVFLPGAQARLAGVSRLVLSLLPPVGPSLKLLLHEVSTKE; the protein is encoded by the exons ATGCGCGAATGCGTGTGTGACAATGCGTGCGTGAGCGGGTGTGTACGTGGGGTGAATGCTATGCGCCGGGCCCTGCAGTTGCACGCCGGCTTCGAGGCAGGGAAGGTGGGAAAGCAGGCAGGCAGACTCGGAGCTCGGAGCTCGGAGTTCGGAGCTCGGAGCTCGGAGTTCGGAGTTCGGAGTTCGGAGTTCGGAGCTCGGAGCTCGGAGTTCGGAGCTCGGAGTTCGGAGTTCGGAGCTCCGAGCTCGGCCGGGATGCACGCGGTGTTCCTCCCCGGGGCTCAGGCTCGTCTGGCCGGCGTGTCTCGTCTTGTTCTCTCGCTCCTCCCGCCTGTAGGCCCGTCACTGAAGTTGCTTCTACATGAG GTATCGACAAAGGAATGA
- the pcgf3 gene encoding polycomb group RING finger protein 3 isoform X1, giving the protein MAVLGNPDMLTRKIKLCHINAHITCRLCDGYLIDATTVTECLHTFCRSCLVKYLEENNTCPTCRIVIHQSHPLQYIGHDRTMQDIVYKLVPGLQEAEIKKQRDFYQKLGMEVPGDIKGELCNMKTHLEQRNGDTKSEDTPNKEAGEEKAEEDNDYHRSDEQVSICLECNSSKLRGLKRKWIRCSAQATVLHLKKFIAKKLNLTSFNEVNAIARWQTELDFYRAFPPQSALHSLPDDAASGAIGGSLSCSRVLPRGHGVGKGRSAVSGSG; this is encoded by the exons ATGGCGGTATTAGGG AACCCCGACATGCTGACGAGGAAGATCAAGCTGTGTCACATCAACGCCCACATCACGTGTCGACTGTGCGACGGCTACCTGATAGACGCCACCACCGTCACCGAGTGCCTGCACACGT tcTGTCGAAGCTGCCTTGTGAAGTATCTGGAGGAGAACAACACGTGTCCCACATGCAGGATCGTTATTCATCAGAGCCATCCGCTGCAGTACATTGG CCATGACAGAACAATGCAAGACATTGTGTACAAGTTGGTACCCGGACTTCAAGAGG CGGAGATAAAAAAGCAGCGGGACTTCTACCAGAAATTGGGCATGGAAGTGCCCGGCGACATTAAAGGGGAGCTCTGCAATATGAAGACGCATCTCGAGCAGCGCAACG GTGACACAAAGTCTGAGGACACGCCCAATAAGGAAGCTGGAGAGGAGAAAGCAGAGGAGGACAACGACTATCACCGTAGCGATGAGCAG GTGAGCATCTGCCTGGAGTGCAACAGCAGCAAACTGCGAGGCCTGAAGCGCAAGTGGATCCGCTGCTCGGCGCAGGCCACCGTCCTGCACCTCAAAAAGTTTATCGCCAAAAAGCTCAACCTGACCTCCTTTAACGAGGTAAACGCAATCGCACGATGGCAAACGGAACTTGATTTCTATCGCGCTTTCCcacctcaaagcgctttacattcacttcctgatgacgcagcatcaggtgCAATTGGGGGTTCGCTATCTTGCTCAAGGGTACTTCCACGTGGTCACGGGGTCGGAAAAGGGCGGAGTGCCGTCTCGGGgtcgggatga
- the pcgf3 gene encoding polycomb group RING finger protein 3 isoform X2 — translation MAVLGNPDMLTRKIKLCHINAHITCRLCDGYLIDATTVTECLHTFCRSCLVKYLEENNTCPTCRIVIHQSHPLQYIGHDRTMQDIVYKLVPGLQEAEIKKQRDFYQKLGMEVPGDIKGELCNMKTHLEQRNGDTKSEDTPNKEAGEEKAEEDNDYHRSDEQVSICLECNSSKLRGLKRKWIRCSAQATVLHLKKFIAKKLNLTSFNELDILCNEEILGKDHTLKFVVVTRWRFKKSPLLLHYRPKMDLL, via the exons ATGGCGGTATTAGGG AACCCCGACATGCTGACGAGGAAGATCAAGCTGTGTCACATCAACGCCCACATCACGTGTCGACTGTGCGACGGCTACCTGATAGACGCCACCACCGTCACCGAGTGCCTGCACACGT tcTGTCGAAGCTGCCTTGTGAAGTATCTGGAGGAGAACAACACGTGTCCCACATGCAGGATCGTTATTCATCAGAGCCATCCGCTGCAGTACATTGG CCATGACAGAACAATGCAAGACATTGTGTACAAGTTGGTACCCGGACTTCAAGAGG CGGAGATAAAAAAGCAGCGGGACTTCTACCAGAAATTGGGCATGGAAGTGCCCGGCGACATTAAAGGGGAGCTCTGCAATATGAAGACGCATCTCGAGCAGCGCAACG GTGACACAAAGTCTGAGGACACGCCCAATAAGGAAGCTGGAGAGGAGAAAGCAGAGGAGGACAACGACTATCACCGTAGCGATGAGCAG GTGAGCATCTGCCTGGAGTGCAACAGCAGCAAACTGCGAGGCCTGAAGCGCAAGTGGATCCGCTGCTCGGCGCAGGCCACCGTCCTGCACCTCAAAAAGTTTATCGCCAAAAAGCTCAACCTGACCTCCTTTAACGAG ttggacattttatgcAACGAGGAAATCCTGGGCAAGGACCACACTTTGAAATTTGTCGTCGTCACGAGATGGAGATTTAAG AAATCGCCCCTCCTGCTCCATTACAGGCCCAAGATGGATCTATTGTAG